The Streptomyces sp. NBC_01276 genome contains the following window.
ACGACGGAGGCCGCGACGGCGACGGCCATCAGCGCGAGGGTCTGCATGGTCGGCACCCACATGCCGAGCAGGCCGCAGGCGACGAAGGCGGCGGCGCAGGTCAGGGCGAGGCGGATGCCCGCGAGGCGCCAGGCGACGAGGGCGGCCAGGGCGGTGACCCCGGTCCAGCCGGCGGCGAGCAGGAGGACGTACACGGCGCGTACGGACACCACGACGGCGTTGCTGATGTGGCCGAAGAAGTAGAGGAAAAGGGGGTGGCTGTCACGGTGGTCGATGATCCAGTCGCCGGCGCGGCCGAGCGGGCCGGACAGGTCGGCCGTGAGGGCCGCGGGCCAGCTGCCGGCGCCCGGGAAGGCCACGGCGAGCGGGATCAGCAGGGCGATGGCGACGCCCATCGGGACGAGGACCCCGCGGCGCGCGGCGAGGGCGGCCAGGGGTCTGCGGGGGCGGTCCTGGGGGGCGGACGCGGTGTCGGCGGAACCCGGGCCGGCGGACCGTTCGACGGACTGCGGGGCCTGCGAAGGGGCGGCGGCGCGGGTGTGGGTCGGGGTGTGGGTCGGGGTCGGGGTCGCGGTCACGCGCACCACCTCCTCGCGTCGGGGGCGGGGGCCGCGGGACGGGCCGGGCGGGTCATGCCGCCACCCCCCGTCCGGTGCCGGCCGGGAGTCCGGCCACGACGGCGAGCAGCCCGGCGTCGTCCACCACGCCCAGGCAGCGGCCGTGGTCGACGACACGGGCCGGGCCGCCGCTACGGGCGACGGCCTGGATGGCCTCGACCACGGTGGTGGCCGGGGCCAGTGCCGGTCCCCGCTCCGCTTCGCCCGCGGCCGCGGGGCGCATCGCGCTGCGGACGGTGAGCACCTGCTCGCGGGGGACGTCGCGGACGAAGTCCCGTACGTAGTCGTCGGCGGGCGAGCCGACGATCTCCTCGGGCGTGCCGAGCTGCACGATGCGGCCGTCGCGCATCAGCGCGATCCGGTCGCCCAGGCGCAGGGCCTCGGCGAGGTCGTGGGTGATGAAGACCATGGTGCGGCCCTCCTCGTGGTGGAGCCGGGCGACCTCCTCCTGCATCTCCCGCCGGATGAGGGGGTCGAGCGCGCTGAACGGCTCGTCGAACAGCAGGACTTCGGGGTCGGCGGCGAGGGCGCGGGCCAGGCCGACGCGCTGCTGCTGGCCTCCGGAGAGCTGGCCGGGGCGGCGCTCCTCCAGTCCTTCGAGGCCGACCTTGGCGACGAGTTCGGCGGCCTTGTCCCGGCGGTCGCCGCGGCCGACGCCCTGGATCTCCAGTCCGTACGCGACGTTGTCCAGGACGTTGCGGTGCGGGAGGAGGCCGAAGTGCTGGAAGACCATGGCGGCGCGGTGGCGGCGCAGGGCGCGCAGCCGGGCGGCGTCCATGGCGAGGACGTCCTCGCCGTCGATGGCCAGGCTTCCGGCGGTGGGTTCGATGAGCCGGGTGAGGCAGCGTACGAGGGTTGACTTGCCGGAGCCGGACAGGCCCATCACGACGAAGACCTCGCCCTTGCGGACGTCGAAGGTGACGTCGCGGACGGCGGCGGTGCAGCCGGTGCGCTCGCGCAGTTCGGCGGCGGACAGGCCGGTGGCGTCGGCGGAGCCGGGGACCCTGGCGGCGGCCTTCTCGGGGCCGAAGACCTTCCAGAGGCCGTCCACGGCGAAGACGGGGGGTGCCGAGGGGGTGGCGGCGGGGGATGTGGCGGCGGGGGCGGTGTTCATCGGGTACCGCCTTCCCGGGCCAGCAGCTCTGCTGCCTTCTCGCCGACCATGAGCACTCCGATCATCGGGTTGACCGCGGGCATCGTCGGGAAGACGGAGGCGTCCGCGATGCGGATGCCTTCGAGTCCGCGGATCTTCAGGTCCGGTCCCACCACGGCGCCGGGATCGTCGACGGCGCCCATCCGGCAGGTTCCGGCGGGGTGGTAGACGGTGTGCGCGACGGAGCGGGCGTAGGCGCTCAGCTCCTCGTCGCCGGTGATCTCCGGACCGGGGCACACCTCGCGCTTGAGCCAGCCGGCCAGCGGCGGGGTCGCGGCGATCTCGCGGGCGAGCTTGATGCCGTCCACCAGGGTCCGGCCGTCGTAGTCGTCCTCGTCGGTGAAGTAGCGGAAGTCCAGGGCCGGTTTGACCTCGGGGTCCGCGCTGGTCAGGTAGAGGCGGCCGCGGCTGCGGGGCTTGGGGATGTTCGGGGTCATCGACACCCCGTGCGCGGGGCGTTCGTAGCCGATGCGCTCGGGGTTGTCGGTGAAGGGGACCTGGTAGAAGTGGAACATCAGGTCGGGCCCGGCGGAGTCGGGGTCGCGCCGGACGAAGAGCCCGGCGTCGCTGTCCATCGCGGAGTTCTCGGGAATCGGGCCGTCGGTCTCCCAGACGATCACCGATTCGGGGTGGTCGAGCAGGTTCTCCCCGACTCCGGGCAGGTCGTGCAGCGGGGGGATGCCGAGGGCCTCCAGGTCGGCGCGGGGGCCGATGCCCGAGTGCAGCAGCAGCCGCGGGGTGTCGACGGCTCCGGCGCACACCAGTACCTCGCGGCGCGCGGTGACCAGGGACTGCGTCCCGTCCTTGGCGCGTACGTGGACGCCGCGCGCGCGGGTGCCGTCGAGTTCGAGGCGGTGGGCCCAGGTCTCCAGGAGGATCCGGAGGTTGGGGCGTTCGTCCATGACGGGGTGGAGGTAGGCCACCGACGCGGAGGAGCGCTTGTTGTCCTCCGGATGGTAGGCGAGGTCGAAGAAGCCGGCCCCCTCGTGGAAGGGCTTCTCGTTGAACCCCTCGACGCGCGGGACGCCCAGGGCGGTCTGCGCGGAGTCGACGAAGTCGCGCGCGATGGCGTTGCGGTCCTTCTCGGCCACCGGGACGATGTTGTTCAGGAGCCTGTCGAAGTACGGGTCCATGGCGGCGGCGTGCCAGCCCTCGGCTCCCGACCGTTCCCACTCGTCCCAGTCGGACGGGAGCGGCTTGAAGGCGATGAGGGTGTTGTGGGAGGAACAGCCCCCCAGGACGCGGGCGCGGCTGTGACGGATGTGCGAGTTGCCGCGGGGCTGCTCGGTGGTGGGGTAGTCGTAGTCGAGCTCGCCGCCGAGCAGCCCCATCCAGCGGCGCAGGGTGAGCACTTCGGGGCGGCCGACGTCGCTGGGGCCGCCCTCGATGACGGCGACGGTGACGTCGGGGTCCTCGGTCAGGCGGGAGGCGATCACCGAGCCGGCGGTGCCGCCGCCGACGACGACGTAGTCGTACTCCTGCTCCGCGGGGGTGGGGGCGGGGGTGGGCGTGGGGGCATGCGTGGGGGTGTTCATGGCTCTGTTCCTCCTTCAGCCCGCGAACCAGCGCACGGGGCGGGGGGCGAGGTTCTGGTACACGTGCTTGGACTCGCGGTACTCGGCCAGGCCCGAGGGGCCCAGTTCGCGTCCGGTGCCGGACTTGCCGAAGCCGCCCCACTCGGCCTGCGGGAGGTAGGGGTGGAAGTCGTTGATCCAGACGGTGCCGTGGCGCAGCCGGCCCGCCACGCGGCGGCCGCGGCCCGGGTCGGAGGTCCACACCGCGCCGGCCAGCCCGTACTCGGTGTCGTTCGCCAGCGCGACGGCCTCCGCCTCGGTACGGAAGGTCTCGACGGTCAGGACCGGCCCGAAGACCTCCTCCCGTACGACGCGCATCCCGCGGTGGCAGCGGTCCAGCACGGTCGGCCGGTAGAAGTAGCCGGGCCCGTCGGGGCGGTGTCCGCCCGCGCGGAGCACGGCGCCCTCGGCGAGGGCCGAGGCCACGTACTCCTCGGTGCGCTCGCGCTGGGCGGCCGAGACCAGCGGTCCGCACTCCACGCCCGGGTCGGTGCCGCGGCCGAGGCGGATCCGGTCGGCCCGGCGGGCGAGTTCGGCGACGAAGCGATCGGCGACGCCCTCCTCGACGATGAGGCGGGAGCCGGCGGAGCAGACCTGGCCGCTGTGCATGAAGGCGGCGTTGAGGGCCTGGTCGACGGCGGTGTCGAAGCCCTCTTCGGTGGCGCAGGCGTCGGCGAAGACCACGTTGGGGTTCTTGCCGCCGAGTTCGAGGGCGACCTTCTTGACGGAGTCGGCGGCCGCGCGCATCACCTTCGTACCGCTGGTGAGTCCGCCGGTGAAGGAGACGAGGTCCACGTCGGGGTGGGCCGCGAGGCGCGCGCCGACGGGGTCGCCGGGGCCGGTGACCAGGTTGGCGACACCGGCCGGCAGACCGGCCTCCACCAGGAGGCCGATGAGGGCCGCGGTGGACAGCGGGGTGATCTCGCTGGGCTTGAGCACGAAGGTGTTGCCGGCGGCGAGGGCGGGAGCGATCTTCCAGGAGGCCTGGAGGAGCGGGTAGTTCCAGGGGGTGATCAGGGCGCAGACCCCGACGGGCTCGTGGACGACGACGCTGTGGACTTCGGGGGTCCCGGCGTCCACGACGCGTCCCGCGCTCTCGCCGGCGACGAGGTCGGCGAAGTAGCGGAAGGCGGCGGCGACGCAGTCCACGTCCACACGGCCCTCTTCCAGGGTCTTGCCCGCGTCACGGCTCTCCAGGAGTCCGAGGCGCTCGCGGTCGCGGTCGAGCAGGTCGGCGGTGCGGCGCAGCAGTGCGGCCCGCTCCGGGACGGGGGTCCGGGGCCACTGGCCGCTGTCGAAGGCGGCGCGGGCCGCGCCGACGGCCGCGTCGGTGTCCGCGGCACCTGCCTCGGCGACGACGGCGAGGACGGTGCCGTCGGCCGGGTCGAGGACCTCTCGGGTGGCCCCTGATACCGCGGAACGCCAGGTCCCGGCGATGTGGATGGTCGTCTGCTCGGACACGACGCGCTGTACCTCCGATTCCGGCACCGCGGACTGCCCGCGGTGGCGATGCTCGGGCCCGCCTGCCCCGGTCTTGCGGAGGCATGTCCCATCGGTCACGGGAAGTGACGGGAGTCACTTCCCGCCACTACGGGGAGATATGGGGCGGATCGGGGTATTTCGCCCACCCTCGGGGGTGTCGGGGCGGCCCGTCGCAGGCGGGCGGCGCGGGGCGGGAGCGGGGCGGCGCGGGGCGGGAGCTGATCGGCGCGTTCGCGGCGCTCGGATCACCCGTCGGCGCCTACGGAATCCGCGGCGCGGCGCACTCCGTCAGGACCAGCAGGGCGTCGACGAGGTCCTCCGCGGGGGCGCCGGTGGCCAGGCGGCGCAGCTGCTGCCCGAAGACCAGGGCGACGGCCACGCCCGCGAGGCGTTCGGGGTCGGGCACGCCGAGCTGGGCCAGGATCCGGGCGGCCAGGAGGTCGTAGGCGGCGAAGCACTCGGTGGCGGCGGCGCGCAGCCGCTCGTCGCGCCCGGCCTGGACGTACAGCTCGAAGGGGGCGATGTGGCGGCTGTCGAAGGCGTTGCCGCCGGCGACCCGCGCCACCGCCTCGGCGGCCTGCCCGATGTCGAAGCGCTCGTCGGCGCAGGAGCCCGCGAGCGCGCTGAAGTGCCGGGTCTCCTCGGCCACGAAGTACAGCAGGCTCTCGCGCAGCAGCTCGTGCTGGGTGGCGAAGTGGTAGGTGACGGAACCGAGCGAGACCCCGGCCTCCTTGGCGATCCGCCGGTTGGTGACGGCCGCGACGCCGTCCTGCCCGATGATCCGCAGTACGGCGTCGATGATGCTCTGGCGGGTGTCGGAGGCATGGGGCATGTCGGCATTCTGCCCCATCGACCTGCCCGGACGCCCTTGCGGGAGGGGGGAGTTGGGGGGACCGGGTGTGGACACGGGGCGGAGCGGTCCCTACTGTTCGTTCGAACGAACAGTAGAGGGACGTCACACAGGAGTCGTTGTGGACATTTCCGGATCGAACGTTCTGCTCACCGGGGCCACCGGGGGCATCGGTTCCACCCTGGCCGCACGGCTGACCGCGCGGGGGGCCCGCCTCACGGTCACCGGCCGGCGGCCGGAGGCCCTCAAGGCCACGGCGGACGCCTGCGGCGCCCGCACCGTCGTCGCCGACCTCGCCGTCAGGTCCGACGTCGTCCGCCTCGCCGGGGCCTGCGCCGAGGCGGACGTCCTCGTCGCGAACGCCGCGCTGCCCGCCAGCGGCGAACTCCTGGACTACACCGAGGAGCAGCTCGACCGCGCCCTCGACGTCAACCTGCGCGCGCCCCTCCTGCTGTCCCGGCTGCTCGCGGAGCACATGGTCGCCCGCGGCCGAGGCCACATCGTGCTGGTCGGATCCATCTCCGGCAAGGCGGCGTCGAGGTCGACCTCGTTGTACAACGCGACCAAGTTCGGGCTGCGCGGATTCGCCCTCGCCCTGCGCCAGGAGCTCAGGGGCACGGGGGTGGGGGTGTCCCTGGTCCAGCCGGGTTTCGTCCGGGACGCCGGGATGTTCGCGGACACCGGTGCCACGACGCCGAACGGCATCAGGACCGTCACGCCCGGCCAGGTCGCCGACGCCGTCGTACGGGCCGTGCGCCGCGACCTCTGCGAGGTCAACGTGGCCCCGCTGGAGCTGCGGTTGCTGAGCGCCATCGCCGGACAGTTCCCCGGGTTCGCCGAGCGGATCCAGGCGCGGACGGACGTCGACGGCACCGTACGGCAGATGGTCGAGTCCCAGCGCGCGCGCCGTTAGGCCGCGTCGTCCTCCGGGGTCGGTCCTCCGGGGTCAGCCCTCCGGGTGCAGCCCGAGCCAGTCGGCGATGCCCTCGGCACCGGCGTCGGTGAGGTGGACGACGCGCGGGCTCACGCCGTGGCGCAGCCAGCCGAGCCGGAACAGCCTCGCGGTGACGGCCGCCCCCACTCCCCCGGCCAGGTGGTGCCGCTGTTCGCTCCAGTCCACGCAGTACCGGACCAGCGGCCGACGGCCGGGCAGGGCGGCCACGTCGATGCCGAAACGCCCCAGCGCGTCCCGGCCAGCCGGTGTGAGCCGGTAGTCGTGGTCGTGTCCGTAGCCGCGCGCCCGGTCGCGCACCGCTGCGTCCCGGTCGTGGGTGCCGTCGTGTCCGGCCAGGATGCCGTGGGCGAGGAGGCCGCCCATCAGCGCGACCCCGAGCCGGCCCGCCAGGTGGTCGTAGCAGGTGCGGGACCGGCGCAGGGCGTTCGCGGCACTGCTCTCCCGCAGCGTCGTGACCGGGAGCGGGGGTGCGATCACCGCGAGGGCTTCCAGCGCGAGGCTGACTTCGGGGCCTGCCAGCCGGTAGTACCGGTTGCGCCCCGCGCTCTCCACCGTGATCAGACCGGCCTCGACGAGCCGGGCCAAGTGGGCGCTCGCCGTCGGAGCGCCGATCCCCGCCTCCGCGGCGAGCACCTTGGCCGACAGCCCGCGGCCGTCGCCCAGCGACTTCAGCATGCTCGCGCGGGAGGCGTCGGCGATCAGGGCGGCGGCGCGGGCGATGTCGGGCTGCCGGTTCAACCGGTCGCCGCGGGAACCGTTTCGGGTGGTCACGGCCCCATCGTAGGCAGTCCATGGTTCGTCGGCCGGCGAAGTGTCCCGCGTCGAGACTGACGTCATGAGTTCCACGGACTTCCCCGCCCCGTCCACGCCCGTCCCCGCTGGATCCGACGCCTTCGCCCGGCAGGGCGAGGTGGTCGCGCCCAAGCGCCCGAAGCTGCCCCTGCCGCCGCTCATCGCCCTGAGCCTCGGCCACTTCCTCGTCATGCTCGACGTGACCGTCGTCAACGTGGCCGTACCGGGCATCCAGGGATCCCTGCACGTCGGCGCTTCCGGCCTGCAATGGATCGTCGACGGGTACAGCACCCTCTTCGCCGGCCTGCTGCTCCTCGGGGGCGGGCTCGGCGACCGCTTCGGGCACCGGCCCCTCTACCTCTTCGGGCTGGCCGTGTTCACCCTGGCCTCGACCGGCTGCGCCCTCTCCCCCTCGGCCGTGGCGCTGGTCGGGTGCCGGCTCGCCCAGGGTGCCGGAGCGGCCTTCCTCGTACCGGCCTCCTTCGCCCTGCTGCGGGCGGCCTACCCGGACGGCGTTCAGCGGGCCCGGGCGGTGGGCGTCTGGGGTCTGGTGTCGGCCGTGGCGTTCGGCGCCGGGCCGGTGGTCGGGGGGCTGCTCGTCTCGGGGCTGGACTGGAGGTGGGTGTTCTGGGTGAACCTGCCGGTGGCCGCGCTCGCCGCCGTGCTGACGCTGCGCCACGTCCGGGTACCGGACCGGCCGCGGGGGACCGGACGGATGGACCCGTTGGGCCTGCTGCTCGGTGTCCTCGGTCTCGTCGCGGTGGCCGGCGCGCTCAACGGGGCGGGGCCGGACGGCTGGACCTCTCCCCGGGTGCTCGCCGCCTTCGCGGTGGGAGCGGCGGCCCTGACCGGCTTCGTCCTGGTGGAACGACACCTGGAGAGGTCCCTCGCCGTCCGGCCGGACGGCAGGAGGCCGCTGCTGCCGCCGTCCCTGCTCCGCGACCGTCGGGTGAGCACGACGAACGCCGTCGGCCTGCTGCTGAGCCTGGGCTACTACGGGATGCTCTTCGTCGCGACGCTGTACTTCCAGCGGGACCGCGGCTTCGGCGCGCTGGAGACCGGGCTGGCCCTGCTGCCGTCCGTCTGCATGGGCTTCCTCGCCGCACCGCTGTCGAGCCGGGTCGCCACCCGCACCGGACCGTACGTCCCCATGGCCGGGGCACTGCTGCTGGGGGCGGCGGGCTTCCTGGGCTGGCTCGCCGCCGGGCCGCAAACCCCCTACCCCGTACTGCTCTTCGCCCTGATGGCGACGGGACTCGCGACGCCGCTGACCGTCGTGGCGGCAACGGTGGCGATCATGGAGGCGGCCCCGGCCGAGCACGCGGGCGTGGCCTCGGCCTCCTTCAACGTGTCGCGTCAGGCGGGCCATGCGATCGGGGTCGCGCTGTTCGGCACGCTCGTCGGCGGCGAGGGCCGCATCCCGGGTCTGCACGCGTCGGCGCTCGCGGCGGCCGGATGCTTCCTCCTGGGGTTCCTCCTCGTCGGCCTGACGGTGCGGGGAGCCGGTGCCGGGAGCCCGCGCTGACCGCAGGGTCCCGAGGGCGGCGCGATCGCGCAGCCACCGCGCGCGGGAGCGGGGTTCAGCCGTCGGGTGGGGCCGGGTGGGGCGGTCGGCCGTCGTGGAGCGGGGGCCGGGACCAGGGCGCTTCGGCGTCGCCGGTCTGCGGCCGCAGGCCGAGCTCCTGGAGCTGGTTCACCGCCATCAAGGCGGTGAACATCGCGTCCGGGTTGGCGCCGCTGACGCCGAGTTCGGCGGCGCTCTCCGCGTACCGGGCGGTGAACGCACCGGGCACGGCCCGCCCGCTCTCCCCGGTCAGCCCGAGGGCCGCTTCCTGCAGCGCGGTGGCCTGCTCCAGGATCCCGTCCAGGTAGGACACCACCTCGGCGCCGCTGCGCACGGTGAAGGTGTGCCCGTCGGTGAGGACTGCGGCCCGTCCCTCCTCGAAGAGGAGGGCGACCGCGCCGAGCACGGTCTGGATCTTGAGCTGGTCGGCGTCGGCCATCGCACCGCAGGGTCCGTTGCCCTCGTCGGACAGGTGCAGGACTCCGCAGTCCCTCAGGTGCACGATCACGTGCCCCGCGCAGTGGCCCTGACTGCGCAGCACACGGACCGCGCCGTCGGCGAAGGTCCAGCCGGTGAACCGGAGCGAGCCGATGCGGATCCGTTCCAGCGGCCGCTCCTCGTAGGTCCGGGTCGTCGCGCCGAAGGGCCGGAGCGGCCGGAAGAGCGAGAGCAGCCGCTCGGCGGACTGCTCGGGCGCCGGCCCCGGTGCCGGTCCGGCGATGCGCTCGAAGGCCCGCGTCCAGTACGCCACCGGGTCCCGGATCTGGTCGAGGTCCCGGGCGGGCAGGAAGTGCTCGACCGGTACGCCCAGTTCATCGGCCAGGTCGTTGTTGCCGATGTGGTCCGGATGGCCGTGCGTGGTGAGTACCAGCGCCCGCGACCAGGGTCCGACGCGGTCGGCGGCCTCGCGCAGTGCCGCGCGGAAGGCTTCGGTGACACCGGTGTCGACGAGCACCAGGGTGTCGCCGGTCCGGTGGACGAGGGCGTTGGCGACGTCCGGCTGCCCGCGCTCGACGGCGAGTTCCTGTCCCAGGACCAGCACGGTCGAGGCGTCGATCCCGATCGATTCACCGAGTGCGGTCACATGTCCTCCCGCGGTCCCGTCCCGTCCGGTCCGGGCCCGGCTCGCCGCGCGGCCGGCGGCGGCGGACGACGACTGGGCCCTGAGCACGAGGCTACGCCGCGCCGGGCGTGGCGGCCCCTCGAAGCCTCCGGCCGGCACACGGCTGGTCACGGGGGGCGGCACGAGGGGCCGCTACGCGCCTTCCAGGGCCGCCACCAGCTCGGGCAGGTTGCCGCCGGCCACGGCGAGGGCGAGGTGGTCGTGGTAGTCCCGGCTGCTGACGATCAGGCCGTCGCGGACCCGTAGCACCTGGATGTTGGCGGCCTCGAAACTCCGTCCGGTGACCCGGTGGTACACGTGGTAGTCGAACTCGGCGACGATCACCTCCGCGTCGTCGGTCTCCCGCACGACCACGTTCGCCGGGGTCAGTTCCAGGGGCGAACTCGCGGCGACCCGGGCGAACCGCTCCGCGAGCGCGGCCCGTCCCTCGACCCGGCGCGGACCGACCGGCGCGAGGACCGTCTCCACCACGGCGTCCTCGGCGTAGAACTCCGCGAGCTCCGTGTACCGTCCCGCACCGATTCCTTCGATCAGCTTCTGGAAGACCTCGCGCGGCGACAGGGCTTCGGACATGACGAACCTCCGGTGTGATCCACGGCTAGAATCGGACTGGCAACTCCGTTTCGACGATACGGACTGGAGACTCCGGTTGTCCAGGGTTCCGCCGTCGACGGCGAAGGGCGGGAGAGGGATGGGTGACGCTCGGGAGCGTCCGCTGCGGGCGGACGCGGCCCGTAACCGGGCCAGGCTGCTGGACGTGGCCACGGAGGTGTTCACCACCCGTGGCGTCGGCGTACCGACCGAGGAGATCGCGCGCATCGCCGGGGTCGGAGTCGGCACGCTCTTCAGGCACTTCCCGACCAAGGAGGCGCTGCTGGAGGCGGTGATGGTGCGCAGGCTGGAGGAAATGGCGGCCCGGACGGCGCGACTGGCCGCCGAGGCGGGTCCCGTCGAAGCCTTCTTCGCCTGCTTCCGCCTGGTGGTGGAGCAGTCCGAGGGAAAGAACGAGCTGG
Protein-coding sequences here:
- a CDS encoding GMC family oxidoreductase codes for the protein MNTPTHAPTPTPAPTPAEQEYDYVVVGGGTAGSVIASRLTEDPDVTVAVIEGGPSDVGRPEVLTLRRWMGLLGGELDYDYPTTEQPRGNSHIRHSRARVLGGCSSHNTLIAFKPLPSDWDEWERSGAEGWHAAAMDPYFDRLLNNIVPVAEKDRNAIARDFVDSAQTALGVPRVEGFNEKPFHEGAGFFDLAYHPEDNKRSSASVAYLHPVMDERPNLRILLETWAHRLELDGTRARGVHVRAKDGTQSLVTARREVLVCAGAVDTPRLLLHSGIGPRADLEALGIPPLHDLPGVGENLLDHPESVIVWETDGPIPENSAMDSDAGLFVRRDPDSAGPDLMFHFYQVPFTDNPERIGYERPAHGVSMTPNIPKPRSRGRLYLTSADPEVKPALDFRYFTDEDDYDGRTLVDGIKLAREIAATPPLAGWLKREVCPGPEITGDEELSAYARSVAHTVYHPAGTCRMGAVDDPGAVVGPDLKIRGLEGIRIADASVFPTMPAVNPMIGVLMVGEKAAELLAREGGTR
- a CDS encoding MBL fold metallo-hydrolase → MTALGESIGIDASTVLVLGQELAVERGQPDVANALVHRTGDTLVLVDTGVTEAFRAALREAADRVGPWSRALVLTTHGHPDHIGNNDLADELGVPVEHFLPARDLDQIRDPVAYWTRAFERIAGPAPGPAPEQSAERLLSLFRPLRPFGATTRTYEERPLERIRIGSLRFTGWTFADGAVRVLRSQGHCAGHVIVHLRDCGVLHLSDEGNGPCGAMADADQLKIQTVLGAVALLFEEGRAAVLTDGHTFTVRSGAEVVSYLDGILEQATALQEAALGLTGESGRAVPGAFTARYAESAAELGVSGANPDAMFTALMAVNQLQELGLRPQTGDAEAPWSRPPLHDGRPPHPAPPDG
- a CDS encoding SDR family oxidoreductase, with the protein product MDISGSNVLLTGATGGIGSTLAARLTARGARLTVTGRRPEALKATADACGARTVVADLAVRSDVVRLAGACAEADVLVANAALPASGELLDYTEEQLDRALDVNLRAPLLLSRLLAEHMVARGRGHIVLVGSISGKAASRSTSLYNATKFGLRGFALALRQELRGTGVGVSLVQPGFVRDAGMFADTGATTPNGIRTVTPGQVADAVVRAVRRDLCEVNVAPLELRLLSAIAGQFPGFAERIQARTDVDGTVRQMVESQRARR
- a CDS encoding MFS transporter, with the protein product MSSTDFPAPSTPVPAGSDAFARQGEVVAPKRPKLPLPPLIALSLGHFLVMLDVTVVNVAVPGIQGSLHVGASGLQWIVDGYSTLFAGLLLLGGGLGDRFGHRPLYLFGLAVFTLASTGCALSPSAVALVGCRLAQGAGAAFLVPASFALLRAAYPDGVQRARAVGVWGLVSAVAFGAGPVVGGLLVSGLDWRWVFWVNLPVAALAAVLTLRHVRVPDRPRGTGRMDPLGLLLGVLGLVAVAGALNGAGPDGWTSPRVLAAFAVGAAALTGFVLVERHLERSLAVRPDGRRPLLPPSLLRDRRVSTTNAVGLLLSLGYYGMLFVATLYFQRDRGFGALETGLALLPSVCMGFLAAPLSSRVATRTGPYVPMAGALLLGAAGFLGWLAAGPQTPYPVLLFALMATGLATPLTVVAATVAIMEAAPAEHAGVASASFNVSRQAGHAIGVALFGTLVGGEGRIPGLHASALAAAGCFLLGFLLVGLTVRGAGAGSPR
- a CDS encoding aldehyde dehydrogenase family protein; translated protein: MSEQTTIHIAGTWRSAVSGATREVLDPADGTVLAVVAEAGAADTDAAVGAARAAFDSGQWPRTPVPERAALLRRTADLLDRDRERLGLLESRDAGKTLEEGRVDVDCVAAAFRYFADLVAGESAGRVVDAGTPEVHSVVVHEPVGVCALITPWNYPLLQASWKIAPALAAGNTFVLKPSEITPLSTAALIGLLVEAGLPAGVANLVTGPGDPVGARLAAHPDVDLVSFTGGLTSGTKVMRAAADSVKKVALELGGKNPNVVFADACATEEGFDTAVDQALNAAFMHSGQVCSAGSRLIVEEGVADRFVAELARRADRIRLGRGTDPGVECGPLVSAAQRERTEEYVASALAEGAVLRAGGHRPDGPGYFYRPTVLDRCHRGMRVVREEVFGPVLTVETFRTEAEAVALANDTEYGLAGAVWTSDPGRGRRVAGRLRHGTVWINDFHPYLPQAEWGGFGKSGTGRELGPSGLAEYRESKHVYQNLAPRPVRWFAG
- a CDS encoding TetR/AcrR family transcriptional regulator, coding for MPHASDTRQSIIDAVLRIIGQDGVAAVTNRRIAKEAGVSLGSVTYHFATQHELLRESLLYFVAEETRHFSALAGSCADERFDIGQAAEAVARVAGGNAFDSRHIAPFELYVQAGRDERLRAAATECFAAYDLLAARILAQLGVPDPERLAGVAVALVFGQQLRRLATGAPAEDLVDALLVLTECAAPRIP
- a CDS encoding TetR/AcrR family transcriptional regulator produces the protein MGDARERPLRADAARNRARLLDVATEVFTTRGVGVPTEEIARIAGVGVGTLFRHFPTKEALLEAVMVRRLEEMAARTARLAAEAGPVEAFFACFRLVVEQSEGKNELAQALAAAGVDVHASLQGPTVEIQARLGDLLAGAQRAGAVRPELGLPEFIALLAGTGRALEQLGADPAPRERIFEVVFDGMRPH
- a CDS encoding glycine betaine/L-proline ABC transporter ATP-binding protein, which translates into the protein MNTAPAATSPAATPSAPPVFAVDGLWKVFGPEKAAARVPGSADATGLSAAELRERTGCTAAVRDVTFDVRKGEVFVVMGLSGSGKSTLVRCLTRLIEPTAGSLAIDGEDVLAMDAARLRALRRHRAAMVFQHFGLLPHRNVLDNVAYGLEIQGVGRGDRRDKAAELVAKVGLEGLEERRPGQLSGGQQQRVGLARALAADPEVLLFDEPFSALDPLIRREMQEEVARLHHEEGRTMVFITHDLAEALRLGDRIALMRDGRIVQLGTPEEIVGSPADDYVRDFVRDVPREQVLTVRSAMRPAAAGEAERGPALAPATTVVEAIQAVARSGGPARVVDHGRCLGVVDDAGLLAVVAGLPAGTGRGVAA
- a CDS encoding ArsR/SmtB family transcription factor, producing MTTRNGSRGDRLNRQPDIARAAALIADASRASMLKSLGDGRGLSAKVLAAEAGIGAPTASAHLARLVEAGLITVESAGRNRYYRLAGPEVSLALEALAVIAPPLPVTTLRESSAANALRRSRTCYDHLAGRLGVALMGGLLAHGILAGHDGTHDRDAAVRDRARGYGHDHDYRLTPAGRDALGRFGIDVAALPGRRPLVRYCVDWSEQRHHLAGGVGAAVTARLFRLGWLRHGVSPRVVHLTDAGAEGIADWLGLHPEG
- a CDS encoding nuclear transport factor 2 family protein; translated protein: MSEALSPREVFQKLIEGIGAGRYTELAEFYAEDAVVETVLAPVGPRRVEGRAALAERFARVAASSPLELTPANVVVRETDDAEVIVAEFDYHVYHRVTGRSFEAANIQVLRVRDGLIVSSRDYHDHLALAVAGGNLPELVAALEGA